The DNA sequence TCTCGTCACGTACCGTGGGGCGAGATTTTCCGCCGCCGCCGGCACGGCGGCGCTCAAACCGCTCACCGTCACGTCGGCGGCCGAGCTCCTGTGCTTCAAGGTTAAAGCTGGGTAAGGGCAAAGCGTTGGTCCCGGGCCGGCGGCTTCAGCTTCATCGAAAGGCCCGACGAGGAGGAACTCGGGCTTCCTCAGCCCCGTTTCGGAAATTCGCCCGCTTCTATGGTAAATTGTTCGCATGCCCGACCGGCCCAAGCTCCTGCCCGCGGTGATGACCATCGTGGCCGCCGCCACCCTGGCCCTGATGGGCTACGAGATGGCCCGGTCGGCTGCTTCCTCTATCTTTCTGGCCCATTACCACGCTAGCCGGCTGACCGAGGCGCTGATGCTGTTGCCCCTGGTCATGATCCTTCTTACCTACGCCATCAGCCGCCTGCTGCGCCGCTTTGGCCCCTCGGCCACGTACGCACTCACCCTGGTCGTATCCGGGCTGGTTTTGGCGGCGACCGCTACCGCCGCCCGCCGCGGCGTCCGCGGTAGCGCGTTCGTGCTCTATGTCTTCGCCCAGGCCTATATCGTGCTGATCGTGGAGCAGTCCTGGGCCTTCATCAACAGCCTGTTCTCGACGGAGGACAGCAAGCGCTGGAACGGCGTGATCATCGCCGCCACGACCGCCGGCTCGGTGACCGGCGGATTGCTCACCGGCCTGCTCTCGGAGCGGATCGGATCGGAGCAGGTCGTCCTTTGCGCCGCCGTCTTGACTGTCGCCGCGATGCTGCTCAGCCGGCGCGCTTTCCGTCAGGCGGGTCCGGAACGGACGGCCGCCGACCGGCAGCCCGAGCGCCTGGCCGACCACTTCGCCTGGGACCTGCTGCGCTCCGATCCCACCCTCGGCCGCTTGGCCCTGATGGTCATCGCCTCGCAGTCGATCTCGGTGCTCTTCGACATCGCCTTCCACCGCAGCCTGCAGGCCGCCATGCCGCTGCAGGAGCCGCGCACCGCCTTCCTCGGCTTCTTCTTCGGCGGCGTCAACGCGGTGGCCTTTGGGCTTCAACTGGGGCTTTGTCCCCGGCTGCTGCGCCGCTTCCAGGTGCGCCACATCCTGGCCGCCATCCCCCTGCTGTACGGAGCCGCCGCTCTGGCCGGCGTCGCCCTGCCGCTGCTGCCGGTCCTGGGGGCGGCCTTCTTCCTCTCCAAAACAGTGGATTACTCGGTCTTCCGCGCTTCCAAAGAAGTGCTCTACGTCCCCCTGCCGTTTTCTGCCCGCTACCGCGGAAAGATGACCATCGACGCGCTGATCTATCGCTCGACCAAAGGAGCCGCGTCGGCGCTCCTCAGCCTGGCCGGCCTCGTCGCCGGTGTCCTGCCGCTTCGGCTCTACCCGCTGCTGGCCATCGCCTTCGGCGGCTTCTGGAACCGGGTCAGCCTGGGGCTGCCCGAACCCAAGTCGGATAGCGGACGATCGCTTGAAGGAGATTGATAAAGATGTCTTGGCCAAGCCGGAAATATTCTGCCTTCCTCATCGTCTTGATGGCGGCGTCTTTGGCGGTCGCCGCCCCGCGCGGACTTCAGAAAACGGGGGAGACCCCGGCGGAGCGGGATGGGTGGACCGCGGACCTCAATTTCCTGGCCAAGGAGCTGCCGGCCCGGCATAAGAATCTCTTTTTCAAGACGACCCGCGAGGAATTCCAGGCGGGTGTCGCGGCCTTGAAAGCCCAAATCCCC is a window from the Candidatus Aminicenantes bacterium genome containing:
- a CDS encoding MFS transporter; its protein translation is MPDRPKLLPAVMTIVAAATLALMGYEMARSAASSIFLAHYHASRLTEALMLLPLVMILLTYAISRLLRRFGPSATYALTLVVSGLVLAATATAARRGVRGSAFVLYVFAQAYIVLIVEQSWAFINSLFSTEDSKRWNGVIIAATTAGSVTGGLLTGLLSERIGSEQVVLCAAVLTVAAMLLSRRAFRQAGPERTAADRQPERLADHFAWDLLRSDPTLGRLALMVIASQSISVLFDIAFHRSLQAAMPLQEPRTAFLGFFFGGVNAVAFGLQLGLCPRLLRRFQVRHILAAIPLLYGAAALAGVALPLLPVLGAAFFLSKTVDYSVFRASKEVLYVPLPFSARYRGKMTIDALIYRSTKGAASALLSLAGLVAGVLPLRLYPLLAIAFGGFWNRVSLGLPEPKSDSGRSLEGD